A DNA window from Hymenobacter aquaticus contains the following coding sequences:
- a CDS encoding sensor histidine kinase, with protein sequence MNLSSRTIALLIALLVAGVLSTFAWVAPTLPMRQAVLATGITVAACFLLVYLSFEALIFREINNIYAGLENIKRKEFRKLSNKFLFRPEPLKRMRDEILEMAERKEREIDELKRLQALRREFLADVSHELKTPIFAAQGFLHTVLDGDMDDDFLRQKFLTKAATSLDTLDTLVQDLVTISQLEKGVVRMRKHSFDLAALVREIFEQLELKAAQRQVSLELFPPSLATEPLLVIADRNRIRQVLVNLIDNAIKYGKEAGHVTVSLVEGSKVVRVAVRDDGAGIPKQHQNRIFERFYRIDKSRSRDSGGSGLGLAISKHIVEAHKSVIRVRSEVGVGTTLEFKLPKPRQPKAVAEVSAPEA encoded by the coding sequence ATGAACCTCTCGTCCCGCACCATTGCCCTGCTGATTGCCCTGCTCGTGGCGGGCGTACTCAGCACCTTTGCCTGGGTGGCGCCTACGCTGCCGATGCGGCAGGCCGTGCTGGCTACCGGCATTACCGTGGCGGCCTGCTTCCTGCTGGTGTATCTGTCGTTTGAGGCCCTGATTTTTCGGGAAATCAACAACATCTACGCTGGCCTGGAGAACATCAAGCGCAAGGAGTTCCGCAAGCTGTCCAACAAGTTTCTGTTCCGCCCCGAGCCGCTGAAGCGGATGCGCGACGAAATCCTGGAAATGGCCGAGCGCAAGGAGCGGGAAATCGACGAGCTCAAGCGCCTGCAGGCATTGCGCCGCGAGTTTCTGGCCGACGTGTCGCACGAGCTGAAAACCCCGATTTTTGCTGCTCAGGGCTTTCTGCACACCGTGCTGGACGGCGACATGGACGACGACTTTCTGCGCCAGAAGTTCCTGACCAAAGCCGCCACCAGCCTCGACACGCTCGATACGCTGGTGCAGGACCTGGTCACGATTTCGCAGCTGGAAAAGGGCGTGGTGCGCATGCGCAAGCACAGCTTCGACCTGGCGGCGCTGGTGCGGGAAATCTTCGAGCAGTTGGAGCTGAAGGCCGCCCAGCGCCAGGTGTCGCTGGAGCTTTTTCCGCCTTCCCTGGCGACTGAGCCGCTACTGGTAATAGCCGACCGTAACCGCATCCGGCAGGTGCTGGTCAACCTGATTGACAACGCCATTAAGTACGGCAAGGAAGCGGGCCACGTCACGGTGAGCCTCGTGGAAGGCAGCAAAGTAGTGCGGGTGGCCGTCCGCGACGACGGGGCCGGCATCCCGAAGCAGCACCAGAACCGCATTTTCGAGCGGTTTTACCGCATCGACAAAAGCCGCTCCCGCGACTCGGGCGGCTCGGGGCTGGGGCTGGCCATCAGCAAGCACATCGTGGAGGCGCACAAGTCCGTGATTCGGGTGCGCAGTGAGGTGGGCGTGGGCACGACGCTGGAGTTTAAGCTGCCCAAGCCCCGGCAGCCGAAGGCCGTTGCGGAAGTAAGTGCGCCCGAAGCCTAA
- a CDS encoding RluA family pseudouridine synthase — protein MKKNIDFKDLILFEDDDFVVINKPPFLATLDERVGGAPNILRMAREYSDDMQACHRLDKETSGALALAKNPEAYRHLSMQFENREVKKLYHAVAWGVHQFDNKLVDRSIETTTKGKARLAYKGKPAETYFTTLEPFARHTLVQCVPITGRMHQIRLHLMYLQAPIVGDVVYGGEDFYLSSLKKKFNMKEGEEEQPFIKRFALHAAKLTFARLGGEEVTIEAPYPKDFRVLVDTLRQYS, from the coding sequence ATGAAGAAGAACATCGATTTTAAGGACCTGATTCTGTTCGAGGACGACGACTTCGTGGTCATCAACAAGCCCCCGTTCCTGGCCACGCTCGACGAGCGGGTGGGCGGTGCGCCCAATATCCTGCGCATGGCCCGGGAGTACTCCGACGACATGCAGGCCTGCCACCGCCTCGACAAGGAAACCTCGGGCGCTCTGGCTCTGGCCAAAAACCCGGAAGCCTACCGCCACCTCTCGATGCAGTTTGAGAACCGCGAAGTGAAAAAGCTCTACCACGCCGTGGCCTGGGGCGTGCACCAGTTCGACAACAAGCTGGTGGACCGCAGCATCGAAACCACCACCAAGGGCAAGGCGCGCCTGGCTTACAAGGGCAAGCCCGCCGAAACCTACTTCACCACCCTCGAGCCCTTTGCCCGCCACACCCTGGTGCAGTGCGTGCCCATCACCGGCCGCATGCACCAGATCCGGCTGCACCTGATGTACCTGCAGGCCCCCATCGTGGGCGACGTGGTGTACGGCGGCGAGGACTTCTACCTGTCGTCGCTGAAGAAGAAGTTCAACATGAAGGAGGGGGAGGAAGAGCAGCCGTTTATCAAGCGCTTCGCCCTGCACGCGGCCAAGCTCACCTTTGCCCGCCTGGGTGGTGAGGAAGTTACCATCGAAGCTCCCTACCCCAAAGATTTTCGGGTGCTGGTCGATACGCTGCGGCAGTATAGCTAG
- the rplM gene encoding 50S ribosomal protein L13, producing the protein MDHLSFKTVSVNKANANKGWVVIDAGDNTLGRLSSQVANILRGKHKPSFTPNSDCGDSVIVINADKLRVTGKKMTEKIYVSHSGYPGGQKRKSMREVMEKSSTRVIEHAVRGMLPHNRLGREQFRNLFVYEGAEHPHQAQQPAAVDLKNL; encoded by the coding sequence ATGGATCATCTGAGCTTCAAGACGGTGTCCGTCAACAAAGCCAACGCCAACAAGGGCTGGGTCGTGATTGATGCTGGTGACAATACCCTGGGCCGTCTGTCCAGCCAAGTTGCCAATATCCTCCGCGGCAAACACAAGCCCTCGTTCACGCCCAACTCTGATTGCGGCGATTCGGTTATCGTTATCAACGCCGACAAACTGCGCGTGACGGGTAAAAAGATGACCGAAAAAATTTACGTGTCGCACTCGGGCTACCCCGGTGGCCAGAAGCGCAAATCGATGCGTGAGGTGATGGAGAAATCATCGACCCGCGTTATCGAGCACGCTGTGCGCGGCATGCTGCCCCACAACCGTCTGGGTCGTGAGCAGTTCCGCAACCTGTTCGTGTACGAAGGTGCCGAGCATCCTCACCAGGCTCAGCAGCCCGCCGCTGTTGATCTGAAAAACCTGTAA
- a CDS encoding response regulator transcription factor: protein MHPTPSSNAYKILVVDDDPDIVELLEYNLRKEGYLVASAPDGRKALEVAPQFGPDIILLDVMMPHLDGIDTCRQLRAMSRFKETYIIFLTARAEEFSEVAAFDAGADDFIAKPIKPRALMSRLAAYVRRDHDTSAVSDTIEINGLTIDRTGFAVFQEGRKISLPKKEFELLAFLAASPHKVFGREELLQNIWGNDVFVLARTVDVHVRKVREKVGDHHIQTIKGVGYKFNAD from the coding sequence GTGCACCCTACTCCTTCCTCCAACGCCTACAAGATTCTGGTAGTTGATGATGACCCGGACATCGTGGAGCTGCTGGAATACAACCTGCGCAAAGAAGGCTACCTCGTGGCCAGCGCCCCCGACGGCCGCAAGGCGCTGGAAGTAGCCCCGCAGTTCGGCCCCGACATCATCCTGCTCGACGTGATGATGCCCCACCTCGACGGCATCGACACCTGCCGGCAGCTGCGGGCCATGAGCCGCTTCAAGGAAACCTACATCATCTTCCTGACGGCCCGGGCCGAGGAGTTTTCGGAAGTCGCCGCCTTCGACGCCGGCGCCGACGACTTCATTGCCAAGCCCATCAAGCCCCGGGCCCTGATGAGCCGCCTAGCTGCCTACGTGCGCCGCGACCATGACACCTCGGCCGTATCAGATACCATCGAAATCAACGGGCTGACCATCGACCGGACGGGCTTCGCCGTGTTCCAGGAAGGCCGCAAGATTTCGTTGCCCAAAAAGGAATTCGAGCTGCTGGCCTTCCTGGCGGCCTCGCCCCACAAGGTGTTTGGCCGCGAAGAGCTGCTGCAGAATATCTGGGGCAACGACGTTTTCGTGCTGGCCCGCACCGTGGACGTGCACGTGCGCAAAGTGCGCGAAAAAGTAGGTGACCACCACATTCAGACCATCAAGGGCGTCGGCTACAAGTTCAACGCCGATTAA